One genomic window of Pempheris klunzingeri isolate RE-2024b chromosome 12, fPemKlu1.hap1, whole genome shotgun sequence includes the following:
- the LOC139210516 gene encoding dual specificity protein phosphatase 19-like, with translation MHSLAQEIQDFSKSRLKKQCTRVTTVTGKRLLERRSDGGEGGEQVEELEEAGGCGFVEDKSLDLQVGVVRPFLLLASQDAAHDIDTLQRYKVSHVLNVAYGVTNLFPDRLVYRTLQILDLPDTDITSYFGECSSFIDQAREQDGVVLVHCNAGVSRSSSIVIGYLMLREGLFFDDAYSQVKLARPSIHPNPGFYQQLQRYKP, from the exons ATGCATTCACTGGCTCAGGAGATACAGGACTTCTCCAAGAGCCGTCTGAAGAAACAGTGCACGCGTGTTACCACGGTGACAGGCAAGAGgctgctggagaggaggagtgatggaggagaggggggggagcaggttgaggagctggaggaggcaggcGGATGTGGTTTTGTAGAAGATAAAAGTCTGGACCTTCAAGTTGGCGTCGTTAGACCCTTCCTGCTGCTGG CCTCTCAGGATGCAGCCCACGACATTGACACCCTGCAGAGATATAAG GTGTCTCATGTGCTGAATGTGGCCTATGGAGTCACTAACCTGTTCCCAGATCGGCTGGTGTACAGGACGCTTCAGATCCTGGACCTCCCAGACACTGACATCACCTCATATTTTGGAGAATGCAGCTCCTTCATAGATCAGGCACGAGAACAG GATGGTGTGGTGCTGGTCCACTGTAATGCGGGCGTGTCACGCTCTTCCTCCATTGTGATTGGCTATCTGATGTTGAGGGAGGGGCTGTTCTTTGATGATGCGTACAGCCAGGTGAAGCTGGCGAGGCCCTCAATTCACCCCAACCCCGGCTTCTACCAGCAACTACAAAGATACAAACCTTAA